Proteins encoded by one window of Leopardus geoffroyi isolate Oge1 chromosome X, O.geoffroyi_Oge1_pat1.0, whole genome shotgun sequence:
- the UPF3B gene encoding regulator of nonsense transcripts 3B isoform X4, which produces MPEHDYFEFFSNDTSLYPHMYARAYINFKNQEDIILFRDRFDGYVFLDNKGQEYPAIVEFAPFQKAAKKKTKKRDTKVGTIDDDPEYRKFLESYAADNEKMTSTPETLLEEIEAKNRELIAKKTTPLLSFLKNKQRMREEKREERRRREIERKRQREEERRKWKEEEKRKRKDIEKLKKIDRVPERDKLKDEPKIKLLKKPEKGDEKELDKREKAKKLDKENLNDERASGQSCTLPKRSDGEPKDEKPKRPEDEGGRDYRERERERERDYERDQERLLRERERLKRQEEERRRQKERYEKEKAFKRKEEEMKKEKEAVRDKGKKPESTESVGSSEKTEKKEEVVKRDRIRNKDRPAMQLYQPGARSRNRLCPPDDGTKSGDAALEKKQESGISHRKEGGEE; this is translated from the exons ATGCCGGAGCAtgattattttgagtttttttctaaTGATACTag TCTGTATCCTCATATGTATGCCAGAGCATACATCAACTTTAAAAACCAAGAGGACATTATTTTGTTCAGGGATCGCTTTGATGGTTATGTATTCCTTGACAATAAAG gTCAGGAATATCCTGCCATAGTAGAATTTGCACCTTTTCAAAAAGCTGCAAAAAAGAAGACTAAGAAAAGAGATACCAAAGTTGGGACTATCGATGATG ATCCAGAATATAGGAAATTTTTGGAAAGTTATGCTGCAGATAATGAGAAAATGACATCTACTCCAGAGACACTGCTagaggaaatagaagcaaaaaatagAGAATTAATAG CTAAAAAGACAACCCCACTTTTGAGCTTCCTGAAAAACAAGCAG agaatgagagaagaaaaaagagaagaaagaaggaggcgagaaatagaaagaaaaagacaaagagaagaagagaggaggaagtggaaggaagaagaaaaacgaAAAAGGAAAGATATAGAAAAGCTAAAGAAGATAGACAGAGTTCCAGAAAGGGACAAATTAAAGGACGAACCAAAGATAAAG CTGctcaagaagccagaaaagggagatgaaaaagaattagacaaaagagaaaaagccaagAAACTAGACAAAGAGAATCTGAACGATGAAAGAGCCAGCGGGCAAAGTTGTACACTGCCCAAGCGCTCTGACGGCGAGCCTAAAGACGAAAAGCCTAAGAG GCCCGAAGACGAGGGCGGCCGAGACTAccgggagcgggagcgggagcgggagcgggacTACGAGCGGGACCAAGAGCGCCTCCTgcgggagagggagaggctgaaGCGGCAGGAAGAGGAGCGCCGCAGGCAGAAGGAGCGTTATGAGAAGGAGAAGGCTtttaagaggaaggaagaggaaatgaaaaaagagaaagaagcggTTCGGGACAAAGGAAAGAAGCCGGAAAGTACCGAGTCCGTAGGCAGCTCcgaaaaaactgaaaagaaagaggaagtggtTAAGAGAGATCGCATAAGAAACAAG gACCGCCCGGCAATGCAGCTTTACCAGCCAGGAGCTCGAAGCCGAAACCGACTCTGTCCGCCTGATGACGGCACCAAGTCTGGAGATGCGGCGCtagaaaagaagcaggaaagtgGTATTAGCCataggaaagaaggaggagaggagtga
- the UPF3B gene encoding regulator of nonsense transcripts 3B isoform X1 — protein sequence MKEEKDHRPKEKRVTLLTPPGATGSSCGASGDSAKGEDKQDRNKEKKEALSKVVIRRLPPTLTKEQLQEHLQPMPEHDYFEFFSNDTSLYPHMYARAYINFKNQEDIILFRDRFDGYVFLDNKGQEYPAIVEFAPFQKAAKKKTKKRDTKVGTIDDDPEYRKFLESYAADNEKMTSTPETLLEEIEAKNRELIAKKTTPLLSFLKNKQRMREEKREERRRREIERKRQREEERRKWKEEEKRKRKDIEKLKKIDRVPERDKLKDEPKIKVHRFLLQAVNQKNLLKKPEKGDEKELDKREKAKKLDKENLNDERASGQSCTLPKRSDGEPKDEKPKRPEDEGGRDYRERERERERDYERDQERLLRERERLKRQEEERRRQKERYEKEKAFKRKEEEMKKEKEAVRDKGKKPESTESVGSSEKTEKKEEVVKRDRIRNKDRPAMQLYQPGARSRNRLCPPDDGTKSGDAALEKKQESGISHRKEGGEE from the exons atgaaggaggagaaggatCACAGGCCTAAAGAGAAACGAGTAACCCTGTTGACTCCCCCGGGGGCCACGGGCAGCAGCTGTGGAGCTTCGGGGGACAGCGCCAAAGGGGAAGATAAGCAGGATCGAAATAAGGAGAAGAAGGAGGCGCTGAGCAAG GTGGTCATTCGGAGATTACCTCCCACTTTGACCAAGGAGCAGCTTCAGGAACATCTTCAGCCTATGCCGGAGCAtgattattttgagtttttttctaaTGATACTag TCTGTATCCTCATATGTATGCCAGAGCATACATCAACTTTAAAAACCAAGAGGACATTATTTTGTTCAGGGATCGCTTTGATGGTTATGTATTCCTTGACAATAAAG gTCAGGAATATCCTGCCATAGTAGAATTTGCACCTTTTCAAAAAGCTGCAAAAAAGAAGACTAAGAAAAGAGATACCAAAGTTGGGACTATCGATGATG ATCCAGAATATAGGAAATTTTTGGAAAGTTATGCTGCAGATAATGAGAAAATGACATCTACTCCAGAGACACTGCTagaggaaatagaagcaaaaaatagAGAATTAATAG CTAAAAAGACAACCCCACTTTTGAGCTTCCTGAAAAACAAGCAG agaatgagagaagaaaaaagagaagaaagaaggaggcgagaaatagaaagaaaaagacaaagagaagaagagaggaggaagtggaaggaagaagaaaaacgaAAAAGGAAAGATATAGAAAAGCTAAAGAAGATAGACAGAGTTCCAGAAAGGGACAAATTAAAGGACGAACCAAAGATAAAG GTACACAGGTTTCTGTTACAAGCTgtgaatcagaaaaat CTGctcaagaagccagaaaagggagatgaaaaagaattagacaaaagagaaaaagccaagAAACTAGACAAAGAGAATCTGAACGATGAAAGAGCCAGCGGGCAAAGTTGTACACTGCCCAAGCGCTCTGACGGCGAGCCTAAAGACGAAAAGCCTAAGAG GCCCGAAGACGAGGGCGGCCGAGACTAccgggagcgggagcgggagcgggagcgggacTACGAGCGGGACCAAGAGCGCCTCCTgcgggagagggagaggctgaaGCGGCAGGAAGAGGAGCGCCGCAGGCAGAAGGAGCGTTATGAGAAGGAGAAGGCTtttaagaggaaggaagaggaaatgaaaaaagagaaagaagcggTTCGGGACAAAGGAAAGAAGCCGGAAAGTACCGAGTCCGTAGGCAGCTCcgaaaaaactgaaaagaaagaggaagtggtTAAGAGAGATCGCATAAGAAACAAG gACCGCCCGGCAATGCAGCTTTACCAGCCAGGAGCTCGAAGCCGAAACCGACTCTGTCCGCCTGATGACGGCACCAAGTCTGGAGATGCGGCGCtagaaaagaagcaggaaagtgGTATTAGCCataggaaagaaggaggagaggagtga
- the UPF3B gene encoding regulator of nonsense transcripts 3B isoform X3, with the protein MKEEKDHRPKEKRVTLLTPPGATGSSCGASGDSAKGEDKQDRNKEKKEALSKVVIRRLPPTLTKEQLQEHLQPMPEHDYFEFFSNDTSLYPHMYARAYINFKNQEDIILFRDRFDGYVFLDNKGQEYPAIVEFAPFQKAAKKKTKKRDTKVGTIDDDPEYRKFLESYAADNEKMTSTPETLLEEIEAKNRELIAKKTTPLLSFLKNKQRMREEKREERRRREIERKRQREEERRKWKEEEKRKRKDIEKLKKIDRVPERDKLKDEPKIKVHRFLLQAVNQKNLLKKPEKGDEKELDKREKAKKLDKENLNDERASGQSCTLPKRSDGEPKDEKPKRPEDEGGRDYRERERERERDYERDQERLLRERERLKRQEEERRRQKERYEKEKAFKRKEEEMKKEKEAVRDKGKKPESTESVGSSEKTEKKEEVVKRDRIRNKVVLFVLSVSMRTFALLSHV; encoded by the exons atgaaggaggagaaggatCACAGGCCTAAAGAGAAACGAGTAACCCTGTTGACTCCCCCGGGGGCCACGGGCAGCAGCTGTGGAGCTTCGGGGGACAGCGCCAAAGGGGAAGATAAGCAGGATCGAAATAAGGAGAAGAAGGAGGCGCTGAGCAAG GTGGTCATTCGGAGATTACCTCCCACTTTGACCAAGGAGCAGCTTCAGGAACATCTTCAGCCTATGCCGGAGCAtgattattttgagtttttttctaaTGATACTag TCTGTATCCTCATATGTATGCCAGAGCATACATCAACTTTAAAAACCAAGAGGACATTATTTTGTTCAGGGATCGCTTTGATGGTTATGTATTCCTTGACAATAAAG gTCAGGAATATCCTGCCATAGTAGAATTTGCACCTTTTCAAAAAGCTGCAAAAAAGAAGACTAAGAAAAGAGATACCAAAGTTGGGACTATCGATGATG ATCCAGAATATAGGAAATTTTTGGAAAGTTATGCTGCAGATAATGAGAAAATGACATCTACTCCAGAGACACTGCTagaggaaatagaagcaaaaaatagAGAATTAATAG CTAAAAAGACAACCCCACTTTTGAGCTTCCTGAAAAACAAGCAG agaatgagagaagaaaaaagagaagaaagaaggaggcgagaaatagaaagaaaaagacaaagagaagaagagaggaggaagtggaaggaagaagaaaaacgaAAAAGGAAAGATATAGAAAAGCTAAAGAAGATAGACAGAGTTCCAGAAAGGGACAAATTAAAGGACGAACCAAAGATAAAG GTACACAGGTTTCTGTTACAAGCTgtgaatcagaaaaat CTGctcaagaagccagaaaagggagatgaaaaagaattagacaaaagagaaaaagccaagAAACTAGACAAAGAGAATCTGAACGATGAAAGAGCCAGCGGGCAAAGTTGTACACTGCCCAAGCGCTCTGACGGCGAGCCTAAAGACGAAAAGCCTAAGAG GCCCGAAGACGAGGGCGGCCGAGACTAccgggagcgggagcgggagcgggagcgggacTACGAGCGGGACCAAGAGCGCCTCCTgcgggagagggagaggctgaaGCGGCAGGAAGAGGAGCGCCGCAGGCAGAAGGAGCGTTATGAGAAGGAGAAGGCTtttaagaggaaggaagaggaaatgaaaaaagagaaagaagcggTTCGGGACAAAGGAAAGAAGCCGGAAAGTACCGAGTCCGTAGGCAGCTCcgaaaaaactgaaaagaaagaggaagtggtTAAGAGAGATCGCATAAGAAACAAGGTGGTGCTTTTTGTTCTGTCTGTTTCCATGAGGACTTTTGCTCTCCTCTCGCACGTGTAG
- the RNF113A gene encoding E3 ubiquitin-protein ligase RNF113A produces the protein MAEQLSPGKTTDQVCTFLFKKPGARKGAAGRRKRPVCDKESGDSSGSSDEGNTVVRPEKKRAIHNPMIQKTRGSGKQKEAYGDLSSEEEATEPESLGVVYKSTRSAKPVGPEDMGATAVYELDTEKERDAQAIFERSQKIQEELRGKEDDKIYRGINNYQKYMKPKDTSMGNASSGMVRKGPIRAPEHLRATVRWDYQPDICKDYKETGFCGFGDSCKFLHDRSDYKHGWQIERELDEGRYGVYEDENYEVGSDDEEIPFKCFICRQTFQNPVVTKCRHYFCESCALQHFRTTPRCYVCDQQTNGVFNPAKELIAKLEKHRAAEVGGASDFPEDPDESPNPIT, from the coding sequence ATGGCAGAGCAACTTTCGCCGGGAAAGACCACGGACCAGGTGTGCACCTTCCTCTTCAAAAAGCCCGGTGCACGAAAAGGGGCTGCAGGCCGCAGAAAGCGCCCGGTCTGCGACAAGGAGTCCGGAgacagcagcggcagcagcgacGAAGGCAACACAGTGGTTCGCCCGGAAAAGAAGCGGGCGATCCACAACCCGATGATACAGAAGACTCGTGGCAGTGGTAAACAGAAGGAGGCTTACGGCGACTTGAGCAGCGAGGAGGAGGCGACCGAGCCCGAGAGCCTTGGCGTGGTGTACAAGTCCACCCGCTCGGCCAAGCCCGTGGGACCAGAGGATATGGGCGCGACTGCGGTCTACGAGCTAGACACAGAGAAGGAGCGTGACGCGCAAGCCATCTTTGAGCGCAGCCAGAAGATCCAGGAGGAGCTGAGGGGCAAGGAAGATGACAAGATCTATCGGGGGATCAATAATTATCAGAAATACATGAAGCCCAAGGATACGTCTATGGGCAATGCTTCCTCCGGGATGGTGAGGAAGGGCCCCATCCGAGCTCCCGAGCATCTACGCGCCACCGTGCGCTGGGATTACCAGCCCGACATTTGCAAAGACTACAAGGAGACTGGCTTTTGCGGCTTCGGAGACAGCTGCAAGTTCCTCCATGACCGTTCAGATTACAAGCATGGGTGGCAGATCGAACGTGAGCTTGATGAGGGTCGCTATGGCGTCTATGAGGATGAAAACTATGAAGTGGGAAGCGATGATGAGGAAATACCATTCAAGTGTTTCATCTGTCGCCAGACCTTCCAGAATCCAGTTGTCACCAAGTGCAGGCATTATTTCTGTGAGAGCTGTGCGCTGCAGCATTTCCGCACCACCCCTCGCTGCTATGTCTGTGACCAGCAGACCAATGGCGTCTTCAATCCAGCGAAAGAATTGATTGCTAAGTTGGAGAAGCACCGAGCTGCGGAAGTGGGTGGTGCTTCCGATTTCCCAGAAGACCCCGATGAGAGTCCAAACCCCATCACTTAG
- the UPF3B gene encoding regulator of nonsense transcripts 3B isoform X2, translating to MKEEKDHRPKEKRVTLLTPPGATGSSCGASGDSAKGEDKQDRNKEKKEALSKVVIRRLPPTLTKEQLQEHLQPMPEHDYFEFFSNDTSLYPHMYARAYINFKNQEDIILFRDRFDGYVFLDNKGQEYPAIVEFAPFQKAAKKKTKKRDTKVGTIDDDPEYRKFLESYAADNEKMTSTPETLLEEIEAKNRELIAKKTTPLLSFLKNKQRMREEKREERRRREIERKRQREEERRKWKEEEKRKRKDIEKLKKIDRVPERDKLKDEPKIKLLKKPEKGDEKELDKREKAKKLDKENLNDERASGQSCTLPKRSDGEPKDEKPKRPEDEGGRDYRERERERERDYERDQERLLRERERLKRQEEERRRQKERYEKEKAFKRKEEEMKKEKEAVRDKGKKPESTESVGSSEKTEKKEEVVKRDRIRNKDRPAMQLYQPGARSRNRLCPPDDGTKSGDAALEKKQESGISHRKEGGEE from the exons atgaaggaggagaaggatCACAGGCCTAAAGAGAAACGAGTAACCCTGTTGACTCCCCCGGGGGCCACGGGCAGCAGCTGTGGAGCTTCGGGGGACAGCGCCAAAGGGGAAGATAAGCAGGATCGAAATAAGGAGAAGAAGGAGGCGCTGAGCAAG GTGGTCATTCGGAGATTACCTCCCACTTTGACCAAGGAGCAGCTTCAGGAACATCTTCAGCCTATGCCGGAGCAtgattattttgagtttttttctaaTGATACTag TCTGTATCCTCATATGTATGCCAGAGCATACATCAACTTTAAAAACCAAGAGGACATTATTTTGTTCAGGGATCGCTTTGATGGTTATGTATTCCTTGACAATAAAG gTCAGGAATATCCTGCCATAGTAGAATTTGCACCTTTTCAAAAAGCTGCAAAAAAGAAGACTAAGAAAAGAGATACCAAAGTTGGGACTATCGATGATG ATCCAGAATATAGGAAATTTTTGGAAAGTTATGCTGCAGATAATGAGAAAATGACATCTACTCCAGAGACACTGCTagaggaaatagaagcaaaaaatagAGAATTAATAG CTAAAAAGACAACCCCACTTTTGAGCTTCCTGAAAAACAAGCAG agaatgagagaagaaaaaagagaagaaagaaggaggcgagaaatagaaagaaaaagacaaagagaagaagagaggaggaagtggaaggaagaagaaaaacgaAAAAGGAAAGATATAGAAAAGCTAAAGAAGATAGACAGAGTTCCAGAAAGGGACAAATTAAAGGACGAACCAAAGATAAAG CTGctcaagaagccagaaaagggagatgaaaaagaattagacaaaagagaaaaagccaagAAACTAGACAAAGAGAATCTGAACGATGAAAGAGCCAGCGGGCAAAGTTGTACACTGCCCAAGCGCTCTGACGGCGAGCCTAAAGACGAAAAGCCTAAGAG GCCCGAAGACGAGGGCGGCCGAGACTAccgggagcgggagcgggagcgggagcgggacTACGAGCGGGACCAAGAGCGCCTCCTgcgggagagggagaggctgaaGCGGCAGGAAGAGGAGCGCCGCAGGCAGAAGGAGCGTTATGAGAAGGAGAAGGCTtttaagaggaaggaagaggaaatgaaaaaagagaaagaagcggTTCGGGACAAAGGAAAGAAGCCGGAAAGTACCGAGTCCGTAGGCAGCTCcgaaaaaactgaaaagaaagaggaagtggtTAAGAGAGATCGCATAAGAAACAAG gACCGCCCGGCAATGCAGCTTTACCAGCCAGGAGCTCGAAGCCGAAACCGACTCTGTCCGCCTGATGACGGCACCAAGTCTGGAGATGCGGCGCtagaaaagaagcaggaaagtgGTATTAGCCataggaaagaaggaggagaggagtga
- the NDUFA1 gene encoding NADH dehydrogenase [ubiquinone] 1 alpha subcomplex subunit 1, which yields MWFEILPGLGVMAVCLVIPGIATAHIHRFCNGGKEKRVAHYRYQWSLMQRDRRISGVNRYYVSKGLENID from the exons ATGTGGTTCGAGATTCTGCCCGGCCTCGGCGTCATGGCCGTGTGCTTGGTCATCCCCGGCATAGCCACTGCGCACATCCACAGGTTCTGTAACGGGGGCAAG GAAAAAAGGGTTGCCCATTATCGGTATCAGTGGAGTTTGATGCAAAGAGACAGGCGCATCTCTGGAGTTAATCGTTACTATGTGTCAAAG GGTTTGGAAAATATTGATTAA